The genomic stretch CCGAGGTGACAGATGGCCTGCGCGCGGTACCGAAGAGTATTTGGATATTAAACGTgactttatacttatataattttaaaataaaattagcccaagttactccttattatatcagctacctgccagtgaaagtcaaaATAGATCAGTCGTTTATCAcacaaaaattgaattaaatattattttggtagcGATATagacaccaattttattatatgtatagatggatAAAACTGCAACGTATTTCGTATACGAATGATCGTttgtaagttaaaattaattaaaaagtgcaTATACATCGTTGACCGCGTTCGATCAGGCGTTACTGATAAACTGCACGGAAACCGCACCCCTGTGCTGTACTTCCGAGGAAAAGTTTCGCAGGTCCATTAAGCACAGCGTCTCGCCTCGAGGACCCGCGCTGATTTATTAAGCGACAGAGGGATTGCATTACGATTTGCTCATATCGGTTACTTAAATTAAGAATGTGTTCTAAAAAATTAACTAAGGATTCTTTGTACTTAAagattgaatataatttttttttttaattttaaaaacgtaaATTCTTTGCCTCATTTATATTACTGGTAGTAAGAGAGAGtagagtaacagcctgcaaatttcccactgctgggctaaaggcctcctctccctttttgaagagagggcttggaacatattccaccacgctgttccaatgcgggttggtggaatacacatgtggcagaatttctatgaaatttgtcacatgcaggtttcctcacgatgttttccttcaccgcagagcacgagatgaattataaaggcaaattaagcacatgaaacagcggtgcttgcctgggtttgaacccgcaatcatcggttaagatgcacgtgttctaaccactgggccatctcggctcatactGGTAGTAATATACTGCTAATTATTTTCAGAACACATCGTTTTGCTTTGCAAAGTGAATAAGCCAGAATAATTTCAGACACAGGGGATATTACAACTCAGTTCTAAACGTTGGTAGCGCATTGTGATCTTAAATATTTCTCACACCACCCATGTTCATTGGCGATGGGTACATACCTACAACTGGCAACAATGCCAACCAATTTCTCCACCGCCAGCACACTGCATGCTGTATTACCTACAGTTATTATGATTACAACATTTGAacgaatttgaatttagaaaattaatattataaacacaaaatatagaCTTTGATATTGAATCAGCGttgtatacctacatattatctCAAGCTCGATCCAGGATTCGAACCCGTAAGCTTGTGATCTGTCGAAAAACATTCTAGCATCTGCGtagtattaataaagatattgatTTTCAgtctaaaaaagaaaaaagtactACTCAGAAAGTTTTATAATAGAGATTTTTCCTCAACGCCCTTGTAATGCGTTTCCCATCCATATGTTCTATTCAATCAGCAATCTCAgagtaaaaaagaaataaaacacgaataaaaaaagttcataCAATGGAGTTTTCATCAATACATCATGACATACTTCAATGAAGTGAGGCACAGGGCATTGTTTTTCAAACAACTGACAGCGTCAATCACACAGCAATGATGGTCACATAgtctacttatttaattttttcgataaacatgattataaattaatgttccTTATGATCAAGCACTATATGTCTCGTTTTAAACCAACTCTGTGATGTTGTATTCGAAAGTATTGAGTTATGTAAGATCTGGAAGTACAGAGGTATCATAcattaattagtatattaaaatttcttaaataattttgatggaTTTACTTGAATAGtcatgttttaaattgtattaattcaGTAATGACGCGACTTATTTGATATATCTGTATCGGaataaaatatagcaaaaaaaataccGTGGCTGCGGTATGCACGTATAATATTTGTGCAGATTATTACATAGTGAATTTTGTAATCCAATGGCACCAATGCaattattacgtaaataaattaGGCGCGACGTGTCACGTGCCACAAGAATGTAActctgctattttttttaactcttaAATTTTTGTCTATACGAGGACATAAAAAATTTAGCAGTGCAGCATGATATGCTCATGTTTGTCAAAAATACgcgaagatttaaaaaaataaataatttacctatTTGTCCAGGGTCCTAAATtacatcttaataataaataagtaacgaattatgaatttgttttataacctATCAAACTAAGGACTAATATGAGCTTCCCTCCCTGCCCTTTATATTCAGATTTTAAGTTCTAATTGGtccttttatttgtaacaattttatttcagctTTTCGATTGGTCAAAATGTGGTGAAAGTTATCTGTCAACAGTTCCGACAATCTTATGGGCTTTAGGTTCAGCTGCACTGGCTCATCGTTTGATATCAGCGATGTTCAGAAGGTTCGTTTTCAGGCGTATACCATTATGGGAGATAATATTACAGGTATGTACCAGGTGGTACCAACAAAAAAGTATGGAGACAAAGGAGATTTATAGGtgattcaataattaatatttatctttttcatcTGTTTCAGAATCTATTATTCATTTGGATGGTTATTTATAGTCTACATTTTTGGTTTGTGGTCATAAACGTCGCGAAATTTTTAGTACGATATTGTTATGAAACGGTAAatgtataacaattttttttttaataaaattgtacgcGTGAAACGAATAGCCCCAAAAAGGGCAGTTACATGCGCCTCCTTGCGTTGACAATATAgtcaacataacattttataataatctgcctaacgttctatttttttttaatagtgtcaAATTTAAGGCACTGAAGTTATGTAggattttaaaatgttgtgcttttattatatcaacaaAAGACGCAATTAACTCAGGTGACCACACTGCCTTTTTAGCTGCCACACTTATATTCAAACTATCTGTGCTTGCAGCctagtacgcgtttgaatttaacaaaaaaaaaaattattattgaattcggtaatattgtattaaatatatagcatACGTTACTCCTTCTTTTATcatttatctgccagtgaaagtccagtcaaaatcggttcagccgttcgagagattagccggaacaaacagacattccaattttattatgtgtagagataatatgttttgttttcaatCAGTCGCTTAATATATAATGCTAATTGTAACATCCTGCAAGACACATCCTGCATCGTAAAATACTTTGGGTCTCTCCCATCTGATTCAATATTGATTTTCAGAAGCAAGTTGAACTATAAaagaagttaaagaaaataagCTAATTTTCAAAAGATTAAAACATCGTCTGAAATGTAATAACTCAATTGTagtgagatttattttttaaatattgcggTTATTTCAGAACGACGGTTCAATACCGATTAATGAAGTGGAGAGCTGTCAGATCATGCAGCAATGGATGATTTGGATGTGTTCCACGGTGCCGCTTGTATTCTACGTGTACACTCGACCTAAGTCAGTGGCGCCGCCGCTTATGATATGgtgatta from Vanessa cardui chromosome 12, ilVanCard2.1, whole genome shotgun sequence encodes the following:
- the LOC124534334 gene encoding uncharacterized protein LOC124534334 yields the protein MLYSKVLSYVRSGSTELFDWSKCGESYLSTVPTILWALGSAALAHRLISAMFRRFVFRRIPLWEIILQNLLFIWMVIYSLHFWFVVINVAKFLVRYCYETNDGSIPINEVESCQIMQQWMIWMCSTVPLVFYVYTRPKSVAPPLMIWITTNPWHRREMGAYGYYLNRPFSYLSPPSNESLCQRALSLRRAFSDSRTVIKEPPRKRRNSKSV